From Enterococcus wangshanyuanii, the proteins below share one genomic window:
- a CDS encoding DUF916 and DUF3324 domain-containing protein, with protein sequence MNLKIKRTLFIGTIVFILGGGFPLVTFAEKDTVVEKNVGFSVQAIRPETQVDPSLSFFYPAVVPGEKQTLQLKIVNTSGEKLTLDLNIVNASTSINGNIDYSQVNAQLDESLKTPLTELVSITDPSLTLKKDETKVVEVKISSSSEAFSGVKLGAIRVLKHLDEEKKAKGVATNYGYTIGILLTEDKKPYNVGGDLVYKTAAAKIINGYKTAAINFQNPNPYVIQNLEMSAKLYKKGNSAVIGEKSLENMSIAPNTSFDFPIQLGLGNLEAGSYRVKITAQNDQDSWNWDEEFTVSPKQASEVNKKSVYKLTLPKLYKYLFALLTGLTIIAIALLQFFSTQNKKKQKKKINKRKGKREKRKMHET encoded by the coding sequence ATGAATTTAAAAATAAAAAGAACGCTTTTTATAGGAACAATAGTCTTTATCTTAGGCGGCGGGTTTCCGCTTGTTACTTTTGCCGAAAAAGATACAGTTGTAGAAAAAAATGTAGGTTTTTCAGTTCAAGCGATTCGTCCTGAAACACAAGTAGATCCAAGCTTAAGCTTTTTTTATCCGGCAGTCGTTCCTGGTGAAAAACAAACCCTACAACTAAAAATAGTAAATACTAGCGGTGAAAAGCTTACTTTAGATCTTAATATAGTGAATGCTTCAACCAGCATCAACGGGAATATCGATTATAGCCAGGTAAACGCCCAACTAGATGAGAGTTTAAAAACACCGCTGACTGAACTGGTATCGATCACTGATCCATCACTGACCTTAAAAAAGGATGAAACGAAAGTCGTTGAAGTTAAAATCAGCTCTTCATCAGAAGCGTTCTCTGGTGTTAAGCTCGGTGCAATCAGAGTATTGAAACACCTAGATGAAGAGAAAAAAGCAAAGGGTGTTGCGACAAATTATGGCTATACTATAGGGATTTTGCTAACAGAAGATAAAAAGCCATATAATGTCGGTGGTGATTTGGTTTATAAAACGGCAGCAGCAAAAATTATTAACGGCTATAAAACAGCAGCAATCAATTTTCAAAATCCTAATCCATATGTGATTCAAAACTTGGAGATGTCTGCAAAGCTGTATAAAAAAGGCAATAGTGCAGTGATCGGAGAAAAGAGTTTAGAGAACATGTCTATTGCGCCTAACACATCTTTTGATTTTCCTATTCAATTAGGCTTAGGAAATCTTGAAGCAGGTTCTTATAGAGTGAAAATCACTGCTCAAAATGATCAAGATTCTTGGAATTGGGATGAAGAATTTACAGTCAGTCCAAAACAAGCATCTGAAGTGAATAAAAAATCAGTGTATAAATTGACTTTACCTAAACTGTATAAGTATTTGTTTGCTTTATTAACTGGCCTAACTATTATAGCAATTGCTTTGCTACAGTTTTTCTCGACCCAAAATAAAAAGAAACAAAAAAAGAAAATAAATAAACGTAAAGGAAAAAGAGAGAAGAGGAAAATGCATGAGACGTAA
- a CDS encoding WxL domain-containing protein yields the protein MKKTAIYSSLLLSTVILASVGGTKALAAPQGEMSTDTHIEFSGHTPNPNPEGDLNLIWVPTTFEFGNHDVADNATASTSYEMQNPLPKYTVVEDKRTDAHGQWTVKAASSELKSGSNSLAGAQINITNTAVKQYTPTDNTVVPESTGAIVDAPGSWSNVTVSSNIQLAAGGAAQEVMTATGSAVENGKYAAEFGNVTLQVPQSQAKEGNYTGTVTWTLEDTL from the coding sequence ATGAAAAAAACAGCAATTTATTCTTCGCTACTTTTATCAACAGTGATTTTAGCTAGTGTTGGAGGAACTAAGGCTTTAGCAGCACCTCAAGGTGAAATGAGTACAGACACACACATCGAATTTTCTGGACACACACCAAATCCTAATCCAGAGGGCGACTTGAATTTGATTTGGGTTCCAACAACGTTTGAATTTGGTAATCATGATGTGGCAGATAATGCGACTGCAAGTACATCGTATGAAATGCAAAATCCACTACCAAAATATACAGTTGTTGAAGATAAAAGAACAGATGCTCATGGTCAATGGACTGTGAAAGCTGCTTCAAGTGAATTGAAATCTGGTTCCAATTCGTTAGCTGGAGCACAAATCAACATCACAAATACGGCAGTCAAACAATATACACCAACAGATAATACGGTTGTCCCAGAGTCAACTGGCGCAATCGTTGACGCACCGGGTTCATGGTCGAATGTGACTGTTTCATCAAACATCCAGTTAGCCGCTGGTGGTGCTGCACAAGAAGTAATGACAGCAACTGGTTCTGCTGTTGAAAACGGAAAATATGCAGCTGAGTTTGGAAACGTTACGCTACAAGTTCCTCAAAGTCAGGCAAAAGAAGGAAATTATACTGGTACGGTCACTTGGACGCTAGAAGATACACTGTAA
- a CDS encoding LytTR family DNA-binding domain-containing protein, protein MFEENEAAQEKLTKHLANYNGRLKIKVYFDDSEEKFFKRVTVAQGNTIVLMRTEKGWEKLTSKIKKMQRYTQFIYICKEGFDLVKMVNEGYSEESFIIFENTQDIGRQFQKILQKIEQNLVERIISSNNLLISYKQEDIIIPWDEITFIETIKEERNYMMVYTEHGKHIAKGTLGKLKESISSKQIYKDLKSYIINLNKVKKVNLDDNYIEFLDQQKIYFSTKVMLKLKRELKDLYRANA, encoded by the coding sequence ATGTTTGAAGAAAATGAAGCTGCTCAGGAAAAATTGACAAAGCATTTGGCTAACTATAATGGCCGGTTAAAAATCAAGGTGTATTTTGATGACTCTGAAGAAAAGTTTTTTAAAAGAGTGACTGTTGCGCAAGGAAACACCATCGTTTTGATGAGAACTGAAAAAGGATGGGAAAAACTGACTAGTAAAATTAAAAAAATGCAGCGTTACACCCAATTCATTTACATATGTAAGGAAGGGTTTGACCTAGTCAAAATGGTGAATGAAGGGTACAGTGAGGAATCATTTATCATCTTTGAAAATACACAGGATATCGGCCGTCAATTTCAAAAGATATTACAAAAAATAGAGCAGAATCTGGTTGAACGCATCATCAGTAGTAACAATTTGCTGATTAGCTATAAACAGGAAGATATTATTATTCCGTGGGATGAGATCACGTTTATAGAGACGATCAAAGAGGAACGAAATTATATGATGGTTTACACAGAACATGGTAAACACATAGCGAAAGGCACTTTGGGGAAGTTAAAAGAAAGTATATCATCTAAACAAATTTATAAAGATTTAAAATCATATATTATTAATCTGAATAAAGTGAAAAAAGTAAATTTAGATGATAATTATATTGAATTTTTAGATCAACAAAAAATATATTTTAGCACAAAAGTGATGTTGAAACTTAAAAGAGAATTAAAGGATTTGTACCGAGCAAATGCATAA
- a CDS encoding LPXTG cell wall anchor domain-containing protein produces MRRKLLYLLIVGIISIIFQPIPLFASAASQNEPTDVGITFTDTQQSSATIDTSESKVPATVSGSEKKNFPNTGEKRGQLFRLLGVLFIFLGLFLFKRVRRKS; encoded by the coding sequence ATGAGACGTAAACTTTTGTACCTATTGATTGTAGGAATTATCAGCATTATTTTTCAACCAATCCCTCTTTTCGCCTCAGCAGCTTCTCAAAACGAGCCTACTGACGTAGGAATCACATTCACGGATACACAACAAAGTTCGGCTACTATTGATACTTCTGAAAGTAAAGTGCCAGCAACTGTTTCTGGAAGCGAAAAAAAGAATTTTCCTAATACTGGAGAGAAGAGAGGCCAACTTTTTCGTTTACTTGGTGTACTGTTCATTTTTCTAGGATTGTTTTTATTCAAAAGGGTAAGACGGAAAAGTTGA